AATGCCGGAATGAGCAAACCGCCCGGCAAATTCCTTTCCAATCTCATCCATCAGCCTCGGGTCAATCTGGTGGTTAAGGAATGAATCCACCTTTAGCACTGACGATGACAGGACAGTTCCTTCATTCTTAATCTTTTCAATAAGCAATTCCATCGTATTCCTCCTCATAAATGAGGGCCCTGAAGCATAAAAAAGCCCAAAACCCTGCATTCACATCATAAAATGAGTGAAGCAATGGCCTTGGGCTGTTGAATTAGCTGCTGGCAAATAGAGGTTTGGATGACCCCTGCACTGCTCACTCATAGTCGGATTATTTACGGTAATCCGGTAGAAACTTGCAGGCCATATCCCCGCGATTATATGAGTGAATGTTTAATTTATAAATATTATATCACTATTTTAATTTGATTCAACAGATAATACAGAAAAAACCGAACGAAATTATCATCTTTATTTTTATTATTCGCCTTTGGTTATTTAATTGATAAAAATAAAAATCTTCCCCATTTTACAAATATTTGATAAACTATTTAAGCATTTGAGGGGTTTGGGGGATATACATATGAGCGTATTCAAGGATTTATTATGGTATTTCAAGTCGGAGAAAAAGGCTTATTTGACAGGGATTTCACTACTGTTATTTGTCGCACTGCTCCAGCTTGTGCCGCCGCGCGTTATTGGAATAATAGTTGATGAGATAACCAATGGGACGCTGACGGCCGGTAAACGAGGGAAATGGATTTTAGTGTTAACGGCTTCAGGGCTTGCGATGTATTCACTTCGGTATTATTGGAGGATCATGATCTTTGGTTCGGCGGTAAAGCTGTCCCGATTATTAAGGAATCGGCTTTATGCCCACTTTACGAGTATGTCGCAGTCTTTTTACCAAAAGAGAAGGACAGGGGACCTGATGGCTCATGCCACAAACGATCTATCGGCAATCCAGCAGACAGCAGGTGCCGGTGTCCTGACGTTCGTTGATTCTGTCTCAACCGGCGGCTTCGTCATCATCGCGATGGCTGCGACAATCAGCTGGAAGCTGACCTTGATCGCTTTGATTCCAATGCCGTTCATGGCAATGCTGACAAGCTGGTACGGAACGATGCTTCATAAAAGGTTCCATAAAGCCCAGGAAGCATTCTCTGATTTGAATGATAAGACACAGGAAAGCATCACGGGAATTAAGGTCATTAAAACCTTTGGCCAGGAAAAAGAAGATATTGAGGATTTTCGCAAACAATCTGAGGATGTTGTGAAAAAAAATATTTCTGTCGCAAAGGTTGATGCTTTATTTGACCCGACGATTTCCATCATTGTAGGCATTTCATTCTTCTTGTCGATTGCTTTTGGTGCAAGGTATGTATTGAATGGGGAATTGACAATTGGACAGCTGGTATCCTTTACATCCTACCTCGGCTTGCTGGTTTGGCCGATGCTCGCATTTGGATGGTTTTTCAATATCGTGGAACGCGGAAGGGCCTCTTATGATCGTGTTTCTGCTTTGCTTGATGAAAAAATCGACATCCAGGATAAACCGGATGCTCTTGATATGGTGCCAAATGGTGACATTAGATATGATATTGCGTCTTTCACTTATCCTGGAGATCAGGAAGCTTTATTGAAAGATATCAAGTTTGGGCTTGGGAAAGGGCAAACGCTCGGAATCGTCGGAAAGACGGGTGCGGGGAAAACGACTTTATTGAAGCTGCTGATCCGTGAATTCGACCTCTCGGAAGGCAGCATCAGCATTGGAGGAAGAAGCATCAGGGACTATAAGATGGATCGATTGAGGCAGGCGATTGGATACGTCCCGCAGGATCATTTCCTTTTTTCAGCGACAG
The window above is part of the Mesobacillus jeotgali genome. Proteins encoded here:
- a CDS encoding ABC transporter transmembrane domain-containing protein, translated to MSVFKDLLWYFKSEKKAYLTGISLLLFVALLQLVPPRVIGIIVDEITNGTLTAGKRGKWILVLTASGLAMYSLRYYWRIMIFGSAVKLSRLLRNRLYAHFTSMSQSFYQKRRTGDLMAHATNDLSAIQQTAGAGVLTFVDSVSTGGFVIIAMAATISWKLTLIALIPMPFMAMLTSWYGTMLHKRFHKAQEAFSDLNDKTQESITGIKVIKTFGQEKEDIEDFRKQSEDVVKKNISVAKVDALFDPTISIIVGISFFLSIAFGARYVLNGELTIGQLVSFTSYLGLLVWPMLAFGWFFNIVERGRASYDRVSALLDEKIDIQDKPDALDMVPNGDIRYDIASFTYPGDQEALLKDIKFGLGKGQTLGIVGKTGAGKTTLLKLLIREFDLSEGSISIGGRSIRDYKMDRLRQAIGYVPQDHFLFSATVRDNIAFADPAVDEEVIYSSARVANIHDDILEFTEGYQTVVGERGVSLSGGQKQRISIARALVMNPEILILDDSLSAVDAKTEEQILSALKENRKDKTTIITAHRLSAIHHADLIVVLEEGRIAERGTHDQLMEHDGWYKDMYLRQQLEELVEQGG